The following are encoded together in the Bradyrhizobium sp. CCGUVB1N3 genome:
- a CDS encoding DUF1508 domain-containing protein yields the protein MYFYLYQDAGKQWRWTLHAGNERKIANSGEGYHNKVDCLAAIELVKSTDANTPVRE from the coding sequence ATGTACTTCTATCTGTACCAGGACGCGGGTAAACAGTGGCGTTGGACGTTGCACGCGGGGAACGAACGCAAAATCGCCAATTCCGGCGAGGGCTATCACAACAAAGTTGATTGCCTTGCTGCCATTGAGCTTGTGAAGAGTACGGACGCCAATACTCCCGTGCGGGAGTAA
- a CDS encoding DUF3606 domain-containing protein: MADDLKKRGNPDRSRINLNEEWEREYWKKQLNVSGQQLAGAVRAVGPSVAKVKKYLSEK; the protein is encoded by the coding sequence ATGGCGGACGATCTCAAGAAGCGGGGTAATCCCGACCGCAGCAGGATCAACCTGAACGAGGAATGGGAAAGAGAATACTGGAAGAAACAGCTCAACGTGTCCGGCCAACAGTTGGCAGGCGCGGTTCGAGCGGTGGGGCCGTCGGTGGCCAAGGTCAAGAAGTACTTGAGCGAGAAATAG
- a CDS encoding isochorismatase family cysteine hydrolase → MKTYVYGDQRELPPGFEEFTSLKQTVAVCIDLHQGHLADDPDCPCPAPRAREIVSKVDVFHRAARALGVPVIHVRSELRKNGSDDIHGVKAAWRMVFPLHVGPIANSDAHAIEGSRWTQFATEVKEDDLIVNTKKRLSAFYPSDLDFLLRNLGTRRIVFTGCMADCCVLNSAFDASNLGYRVTVLADLVRGTDPAMEAAALKMVSLHLGLVADSNELLHCWRDQRI, encoded by the coding sequence ATGAAGACCTATGTGTATGGCGACCAACGCGAATTGCCGCCCGGCTTTGAGGAATTCACATCGCTCAAGCAGACTGTCGCAGTCTGCATCGACCTACATCAGGGACATTTGGCCGACGACCCCGACTGCCCTTGTCCGGCGCCCCGCGCCCGAGAGATCGTTTCCAAGGTAGATGTCTTTCATCGTGCCGCGCGCGCGCTCGGTGTGCCAGTGATCCATGTGCGCAGCGAACTCCGGAAGAACGGCTCTGACGACATCCATGGGGTGAAAGCTGCATGGCGTATGGTGTTCCCGCTACATGTCGGTCCGATCGCCAACTCTGACGCTCACGCTATCGAGGGGAGCCGGTGGACTCAGTTTGCTACAGAGGTCAAGGAAGACGATCTAATCGTGAACACAAAGAAGCGCCTCTCCGCCTTCTATCCATCCGACCTGGACTTTCTCCTGCGGAATCTCGGTACGCGTCGCATCGTGTTCACCGGCTGCATGGCCGACTGCTGCGTGCTGAACAGCGCCTTCGACGCCAGCAATCTCGGCTATCGAGTGACGGTCCTCGCCGATCTCGTTCGCGGTACCGATCCGGCTATGGAAGCGGCCGCGCTCAAAATGGTTTCCCTTCATCTCGGTCTCGTCGCCGACAGCAATGAACTTTTGCATTGCTGGCGCGATCAGCGCATTTAG
- a CDS encoding BMP family ABC transporter substrate-binding protein — protein MRAMTKPFLFLSAIAAATFGQAVAVEFKLKGEIKPAWIYLNAKNDGGWQQAIDEARQKIEKDLNLKIPFVENVPDEAAKIEPAAELYIKRGYNVILGSSFGYSDAFKALAQKHPDVAFIDISGTQHAANLGGVYGKTYESQYLCGMAAGAMSKSGKIGFVAAHPLGLVNWTINAYALGAQAVNPKAVVYAVFTGSWNDPVKERTAAKALIDQGADVLGQNIDTATTQIVAQERGVYGTGHNRDLREFAPKATLCSSVWVWDRFFIPELKKIQSGTWTPDPYGDFPGIAGGGTEIACCNSAVPKEVVAKIEAARKEIVDGKQVFQGPLLDRDGKERVPAGKVLGGADLWKMDWYVKGVVTQN, from the coding sequence ATGCGCGCAATGACGAAGCCATTCCTTTTCTTGTCTGCAATTGCTGCGGCCACCTTCGGTCAGGCCGTAGCTGTCGAGTTTAAGCTCAAGGGCGAGATCAAGCCAGCCTGGATCTACCTCAACGCCAAGAATGACGGCGGCTGGCAGCAAGCGATCGACGAAGCGCGACAGAAGATCGAGAAGGATCTCAACTTGAAGATCCCATTCGTCGAAAACGTGCCGGACGAGGCGGCCAAGATCGAACCCGCGGCAGAACTCTATATCAAGCGGGGCTACAACGTCATTCTCGGAAGTTCGTTCGGCTATTCCGACGCGTTTAAGGCGCTCGCGCAGAAACATCCCGACGTCGCGTTCATCGACATTTCCGGTACGCAGCACGCTGCCAATCTCGGTGGCGTCTATGGCAAGACCTACGAAAGCCAGTATCTCTGCGGTATGGCGGCAGGCGCCATGTCGAAGTCCGGCAAGATTGGCTTCGTAGCCGCGCATCCACTTGGCCTTGTCAACTGGACGATCAATGCGTACGCGCTCGGCGCTCAGGCCGTGAATCCCAAAGCCGTCGTCTATGCCGTCTTTACTGGTAGCTGGAACGATCCCGTGAAGGAGCGAACCGCCGCGAAGGCGCTGATCGATCAGGGGGCCGATGTGCTCGGCCAGAACATCGATACCGCAACAACACAGATCGTGGCACAAGAACGCGGCGTCTATGGTACGGGACACAATCGCGACCTTCGCGAGTTTGCGCCCAAAGCGACGCTTTGCTCATCCGTTTGGGTATGGGATCGTTTCTTTATCCCCGAGCTGAAGAAGATCCAATCCGGCACGTGGACGCCGGATCCATACGGTGATTTTCCGGGTATCGCCGGCGGCGGCACCGAGATCGCCTGCTGCAATTCGGCAGTTCCTAAGGAAGTGGTCGCCAAGATCGAGGCCGCTCGCAAAGAGATCGTCGATGGCAAACAAGTCTTCCAGGGACCCCTGCTTGATCGTGATGGTAAAGAGCGCGTGCCGGCGGGTAAGGTTCTTGGCGGCGCCGATCTCTGGAAGATGGACTGGTACGTGAAGGGCGTCGTGACCCAGAATTGA
- a CDS encoding ABC transporter ATP-binding protein: MDNALALEMTGIRKNFGSFRALDGASLEVRWGEVHAILGENGAGKSSLMNVAAGLYSPDGGSLRINGQACDLSGPRDAMARGVGMIHQHFKLVKRFSAVQNVLLANPRGSYRQGLAAIGEEIRKHAETLGFVLDLHRPVGLLSVAEQQRVEIIKTLVAGARILILDEPTAVLTDEEGATLLRTISDLAQRGTAIVLVTHKLRDVQTFADRVTVMRGGRTIATLNRGTPSDELTTLAVGTKIVAPRRGEGKPGVERLIVRSLNDESSDQSRLRHVTFTVRSGEIYGIAGVGGNGQTELSDILSGSRAPSAGHVEVALPGGDRVDLSSGGPRSRVDFGFATVPADRQGQAIASSVSIVDNYAIAHVHTGRFGPWWRIKRAAAREATSVALRDADVQGVRSTSQRVGLLSGGNAQKLVMAREFSRTPGIIIVHSPSRGLDVRACAAIHRRLLAAREEGVAVVLISEDLDEILSLSDRIGVMTAGRIVAEFDAPADRQAIGRAMVGHV; encoded by the coding sequence GTGGACAACGCTCTCGCGCTCGAGATGACGGGAATCCGGAAGAACTTCGGTAGCTTCCGGGCCCTGGACGGTGCAAGCCTCGAAGTGCGCTGGGGCGAGGTCCACGCAATTCTCGGTGAGAACGGCGCCGGTAAATCGTCACTTATGAATGTCGCCGCCGGGCTCTACTCGCCCGACGGCGGCTCGCTTCGAATAAACGGCCAGGCCTGTGATCTTTCCGGTCCGCGCGACGCCATGGCGCGCGGTGTCGGCATGATTCATCAGCATTTCAAGCTAGTTAAGCGGTTTAGTGCCGTGCAGAACGTCCTGCTCGCCAATCCGCGCGGAAGCTATCGGCAAGGCTTGGCCGCGATCGGTGAGGAAATTAGGAAGCACGCCGAGACTCTCGGTTTCGTCCTTGATCTGCACCGCCCGGTCGGCCTGCTGTCAGTTGCAGAGCAGCAACGGGTCGAAATCATCAAAACTCTAGTCGCTGGCGCGCGGATTCTCATCCTCGACGAACCAACTGCGGTGCTCACGGATGAAGAGGGAGCGACGCTACTTCGAACCATCAGTGATCTGGCGCAACGCGGAACCGCCATCGTGCTCGTCACGCATAAACTTCGCGATGTGCAAACCTTCGCCGACCGCGTGACAGTGATGCGCGGGGGGCGGACGATCGCGACCCTCAACCGCGGAACCCCAAGCGACGAACTCACAACACTTGCGGTCGGAACTAAGATTGTTGCGCCTCGACGTGGGGAAGGAAAGCCGGGTGTTGAGCGTCTGATCGTGCGCAGCTTGAATGATGAGTCTTCTGATCAATCCCGCCTGCGTCATGTGACTTTCACCGTACGATCGGGGGAGATCTACGGTATCGCCGGGGTGGGTGGCAATGGTCAAACTGAACTCTCGGACATCCTAAGCGGATCACGTGCGCCGTCCGCCGGCCATGTCGAAGTCGCGTTGCCTGGCGGCGACCGCGTCGACCTCTCTTCGGGGGGGCCGCGTAGCCGTGTCGATTTTGGCTTTGCGACCGTGCCTGCCGATCGGCAGGGGCAAGCGATCGCGTCTTCGGTATCCATCGTGGACAACTACGCGATCGCGCACGTGCATACCGGACGGTTCGGACCTTGGTGGCGCATCAAACGCGCGGCCGCACGCGAGGCGACTAGCGTGGCGTTGCGAGATGCGGACGTGCAGGGGGTGCGAAGTACCTCACAGCGCGTCGGTTTACTCTCCGGCGGCAACGCTCAGAAGTTGGTCATGGCGAGGGAATTCAGCCGGACGCCAGGGATTATCATCGTCCACAGCCCGAGCCGCGGGCTGGATGTACGAGCTTGTGCAGCAATCCACCGTCGGCTGCTCGCCGCTCGGGAGGAGGGTGTCGCAGTCGTGCTGATCAGCGAAGATCTGGACGAGATCCTCAGCCTTTCGGATCGGATCGGGGTCATGACGGCAGGACGCATAGTTGCCGAATTCGATGCCCCAGCCGATCGTCAAGCGATCGGTCGTGCAATGGTGGGCCATGTCTAA
- a CDS encoding ABC transporter permease: MTTLNDAPPSRPRRLRVVLEVRLDMPVWARALVSLAAVVFGLVVSAIILALAGVAPSSLVTEFGSTLADPGSLRAVLSQSVPLILVGIAASVAFRARFWNLGLEGQMIMGGIAATAISLHQIGAESIRIELMALAAMLGGIIWVALPMAMKYLLGINEIIATLLLNYIAQYALYDLLFGAWKDPADSFPHSGPFSAAERLPVIGEWLQAGMLVAVVVVAATFWLLQVSRAGFYLRFIYANTSMAHRMGVPTGRIVAIVVLASGAIAGLAGFVIPSGIEGRLTQGYFEGYGFSGVLIAFLAQNNPLSASVVAILVAVLFVVGQSLQIFYQIPFSMVQLIQAIIVMSVAGADFFVRHRLILQR; encoded by the coding sequence ATGACGACGTTGAACGATGCGCCGCCCTCGCGACCGCGACGGCTTCGCGTTGTCCTTGAAGTGCGGCTGGATATGCCAGTCTGGGCTCGGGCGTTGGTTAGCCTGGCAGCAGTGGTGTTCGGACTCGTCGTATCCGCGATTATCCTGGCGTTGGCAGGAGTAGCGCCATCGAGCCTCGTCACAGAATTCGGCTCGACGCTGGCGGACCCTGGGAGCCTTAGGGCTGTCCTCAGTCAATCCGTCCCTCTCATTCTCGTCGGTATCGCGGCTTCAGTCGCCTTCCGGGCTCGGTTTTGGAACCTCGGTCTCGAGGGTCAAATGATCATGGGAGGCATCGCCGCCACGGCAATCTCGCTTCATCAGATCGGAGCAGAGAGCATCCGCATTGAATTGATGGCTCTTGCCGCCATGCTCGGCGGCATTATCTGGGTCGCTTTGCCGATGGCAATGAAGTATCTGCTGGGCATCAACGAAATTATCGCCACACTTCTCCTCAACTATATAGCGCAATATGCGCTTTACGATTTGCTGTTCGGTGCCTGGAAGGATCCGGCCGACTCATTTCCTCATTCGGGGCCGTTTTCGGCGGCGGAGCGACTTCCCGTCATAGGAGAATGGCTGCAAGCCGGCATGCTCGTTGCCGTCGTGGTTGTCGCGGCTACGTTCTGGCTTCTTCAAGTCAGTCGCGCCGGCTTCTACCTCCGCTTCATCTATGCGAACACCTCGATGGCTCATCGAATGGGTGTGCCAACCGGCCGCATCGTCGCGATCGTGGTCTTAGCATCTGGCGCGATTGCCGGCCTTGCCGGATTCGTCATTCCGTCCGGAATTGAAGGTCGCTTAACGCAAGGATACTTTGAAGGTTACGGTTTTTCCGGTGTTCTCATCGCGTTCCTTGCGCAGAACAATCCGTTGTCTGCGAGCGTTGTAGCGATTTTGGTAGCGGTTCTGTTCGTGGTAGGGCAGAGCCTTCAGATCTTCTATCAGATACCGTTCTCGATGGTGCAGCTTATCCAGGCGATCATCGTGATGAGTGTTGCGGGCGCCGACTTCTTCGTCCGCCATCGCCTGATCCTGCAACGCTGA
- a CDS encoding ABC transporter permease, producing MKDFLVTWLASIPALALPYALASVGLIVSERAGVLSLGAEGLMLVGALAGVGAYLTTDGSAFLAIVASMAAAGIVSLLFAVLVVWLRVNQVIAGLALVFFCQGLTNLVGTLADWSNRAIPGIAELHFGFLSDLPVVGPIFFRHDMLIYLLVPICFAVHYFLNSTTYGLKLKSVGENPDAADAAGINVSRVRFLAVVAGALLVGLAGGYLSVVSAKIWVAGMTSGRGWIAVALVIFARWKPIQALAGAILFGAVEALIPQLNAAGVKLPQYYLLMTPYLATFAVMIWQAFRERSDADGPASLGQPYIREERT from the coding sequence ATGAAAGACTTTTTGGTCACATGGTTAGCCAGCATTCCGGCCCTTGCCTTGCCGTACGCGCTGGCATCGGTCGGACTTATCGTCTCCGAGCGAGCGGGGGTGTTATCGCTGGGCGCCGAAGGACTGATGCTGGTCGGCGCACTCGCAGGAGTCGGTGCATATCTTACGACCGATGGCTCCGCTTTCTTGGCCATCGTGGCGTCCATGGCCGCTGCAGGGATCGTATCGCTTCTTTTTGCCGTGCTGGTGGTCTGGCTGCGCGTCAACCAAGTGATCGCGGGGCTGGCGCTGGTATTCTTCTGCCAAGGTCTGACGAACCTGGTGGGCACACTAGCAGATTGGTCCAATCGCGCGATCCCGGGTATCGCTGAACTGCATTTTGGGTTTCTAAGCGACTTGCCCGTCGTCGGTCCGATCTTTTTTAGACACGATATGCTCATCTACCTCTTGGTGCCCATCTGTTTTGCTGTGCATTACTTTTTGAATTCGACGACCTATGGTCTCAAGCTGAAGTCGGTCGGAGAGAATCCGGATGCGGCCGATGCGGCGGGCATTAACGTATCCAGGGTGCGCTTTTTGGCCGTAGTCGCGGGCGCACTCTTGGTTGGTCTAGCGGGGGGCTATCTCTCCGTGGTCAGCGCCAAAATATGGGTCGCTGGCATGACCAGCGGTCGAGGTTGGATCGCCGTCGCGCTCGTCATTTTCGCTCGCTGGAAGCCAATCCAAGCTCTGGCCGGCGCCATACTGTTCGGTGCCGTGGAGGCACTCATTCCGCAGCTCAACGCTGCAGGCGTCAAGCTACCTCAGTATTACCTGTTGATGACCCCGTATCTCGCAACGTTCGCAGTGATGATTTGGCAAGCCTTTCGTGAGCGATCCGACGCCGACGGACCTGCCTCACTTGGGCAGCCGTACATCAGAGAAGAGCGTACTTAA
- a CDS encoding MarR family winged helix-turn-helix transcriptional regulator has translation MIQGFERRSPPPFGDKSGRLVKHLVKRKAPKDRKTRIAYVLDKQIGFMLRRLLRRHEAIFSAEIGPELTPPQWAALSKLSELGACTQNLLGRLTSMDAATIKGVVDRLESRRLVNRRQDQADTRRMILSLTREGKQLVAGVQPMALAVSERTLSPLASDEQVLLLELLKRLR, from the coding sequence ATGATCCAGGGCTTCGAGAGGCGATCCCCGCCTCCATTCGGTGACAAGTCGGGTCGGCTGGTGAAACATTTAGTCAAACGGAAAGCTCCGAAAGACCGGAAAACCAGGATAGCCTACGTCCTTGATAAGCAGATAGGATTCATGCTGAGAAGACTCCTGAGGCGCCACGAAGCAATTTTTTCTGCCGAAATTGGTCCAGAGTTGACCCCGCCGCAATGGGCGGCCTTGTCGAAACTGAGCGAATTGGGCGCTTGTACGCAAAATCTGCTCGGGCGACTGACGTCAATGGATGCCGCCACCATCAAGGGGGTCGTCGACCGACTGGAATCGCGCCGACTTGTAAATCGAAGGCAAGATCAGGCCGATACACGCCGCATGATTCTGAGCCTGACTCGCGAGGGAAAGCAGCTTGTCGCAGGGGTCCAGCCCATGGCGCTCGCTGTCTCGGAGAGGACTCTCTCGCCACTAGCCTCCGATGAACAAGTTCTCCTCCTCGAGTTGCTTAAGAGACTGCGGTAG
- a CDS encoding xanthine dehydrogenase family protein subunit M: MKPASFIYHRPTSLDEILGLLDEHGDEAKVLAGGQSLVAAMNFRLARPSMLIDANNIPELSGISVDGNHLVIGALTRHATFHKPVVNNPVGDLLSRVVQSIAHYPIRQRGTFGGSLCHADPASEWCLTSIVLDAEMLIESKAGKRRVSAKEFFKGTFTTAVKSNELLTQIRLPLGSPAFRGGFYEFSRRKGDFALAMSLVALELDGSRIRSARIGLGGVADKPIRLSSIEAGLIGQRADASTFEAVAAEASNLITPTSDIHGTSEYRKDLIKPVLVRALTEAAA, translated from the coding sequence ATGAAACCCGCATCATTCATTTATCACCGACCGACGAGCCTCGACGAAATACTCGGTTTGCTCGATGAGCATGGCGACGAGGCGAAAGTTCTCGCCGGCGGCCAAAGTCTCGTCGCGGCCATGAACTTCCGCTTGGCGCGTCCGTCGATGTTGATCGATGCAAACAATATTCCGGAACTGTCGGGCATCAGCGTCGACGGAAACCACTTGGTCATCGGCGCGCTGACCCGACATGCGACGTTCCACAAGCCGGTCGTGAACAATCCCGTTGGCGACCTTCTCTCTCGCGTCGTTCAATCCATCGCTCATTACCCCATCCGACAGCGAGGGACCTTTGGTGGTAGCCTCTGCCACGCCGATCCGGCTTCGGAATGGTGTCTCACGTCTATCGTGCTTGACGCGGAAATGCTGATAGAGAGCAAAGCGGGCAAGCGTCGTGTGTCAGCGAAGGAATTTTTCAAGGGGACCTTTACAACTGCCGTAAAGTCTAACGAGCTACTGACGCAAATTCGTTTGCCGCTCGGTAGCCCGGCGTTTCGGGGCGGCTTTTATGAGTTTTCGCGACGAAAAGGTGATTTTGCCCTCGCCATGTCGCTCGTCGCCTTGGAGCTCGACGGTTCTCGTATCAGGTCGGCTCGGATAGGCCTCGGCGGAGTCGCCGACAAGCCAATAAGACTCTCAAGCATCGAAGCGGGTCTGATCGGTCAGCGTGCCGACGCATCGACGTTCGAGGCTGTTGCTGCCGAAGCATCGAATCTCATCACACCCACCAGCGATATTCACGGTACGTCCGAGTACCGCAAGGATCTCATCAAACCCGTTTTGGTACGGGCTTTGACCGAGGCTGCCGCATGA
- a CDS encoding xanthine dehydrogenase family protein molybdopterin-binding subunit: protein MSWIGRSLPRLEDPALVKGAGNYVADVARGSASVRFVRSPVASGTILGVEKPDEGLVFTAADLDGVKGIKPILHRPDYVAIEQPVLPRDRVVFAGQAIAVVVAEDHATAEDLAEQVFVDIEPGDAALDVDLALQEGSPIVHEQASTNVLVEGKIRTSGLDAVLEQAAATIRMEIRSRRQAAMPLETRGGVAQYDRVTGRVTLFASVQMPHMLRTGIADVLGIPEADLRVVAPDVGGGFGQKMSLFPEYIILVWLARHLQRNLAWIEDRRENLMASTHSRDQAFTVTGAFSADGKLLGVDADMRSNVGAFSCYPVTCGVEPLMALAELPGPYAVKEYGARSRGVTTNTCMMAPYRGVSRPTLTFTMERMMDVAARRLGIDPIEIRRRNLVDTFPHRTPTGLIYDEGSYKATMESAVNAIDLPAFRERQKREWERGRYFGFGISVFNERTGYGTPAYAARGMDIVPGYEIVDCTMDPSGNVSVRIGASPHGQGLKTSLAQLVADELGVTPQMVKVISGDTDATPYGWGTFASRSMVIAGGASKLAAGKIASKLKVIAAAILESDPDNIDLNDGLAKIRNSNRSVPIAELARAAYHQSHKFPSVGAGLHENAIYDPAGTFSNASHASIVEVDVETGQVKIERFVVAEDAGVLINPMIVDGQIHGGVAQGIANALYEEIVYDDLGNCLTTSLADFLPPTMLEIPTIEILHSYTMSNASITKAKGVGEGGLIGAPASVINAVVDALSPFGIEIFEMPASPQRILDHIRGKRTA, encoded by the coding sequence ATGAGTTGGATTGGCCGATCCCTTCCGAGACTGGAGGATCCGGCCCTCGTCAAGGGGGCCGGCAACTACGTCGCCGATGTCGCCCGCGGCTCAGCATCCGTTCGCTTCGTCAGAAGTCCGGTAGCAAGCGGAACGATCTTAGGTGTCGAAAAGCCCGACGAAGGACTGGTGTTCACGGCGGCGGATCTTGATGGCGTCAAAGGCATCAAGCCGATCCTACACAGGCCGGATTATGTCGCGATCGAGCAACCGGTCCTTCCTAGGGATCGCGTGGTATTCGCTGGCCAGGCGATCGCCGTTGTCGTTGCAGAAGATCACGCAACGGCGGAGGACCTGGCCGAACAAGTGTTCGTGGATATCGAACCCGGCGATGCAGCGTTGGATGTCGATCTTGCCTTGCAGGAGGGCTCTCCCATTGTGCACGAGCAGGCATCAACCAACGTTCTAGTCGAAGGGAAAATCAGGACGTCCGGTCTCGATGCCGTGTTGGAGCAAGCGGCGGCTACGATCAGGATGGAGATTCGCTCGCGCCGGCAGGCAGCGATGCCCCTCGAAACACGGGGAGGTGTCGCCCAGTACGATCGCGTTACGGGGCGGGTGACGCTGTTCGCCTCGGTTCAAATGCCTCACATGCTGCGAACCGGAATTGCAGATGTTCTAGGAATTCCGGAAGCCGATCTTCGCGTTGTCGCGCCTGACGTTGGTGGCGGCTTTGGACAGAAGATGTCGCTGTTTCCAGAATACATCATCCTAGTATGGTTAGCTCGGCACCTGCAGCGCAACCTCGCATGGATCGAGGATCGCCGTGAAAACCTCATGGCTTCGACCCACAGCAGGGATCAGGCATTCACTGTAACCGGGGCGTTCTCCGCTGACGGCAAATTGCTTGGTGTCGATGCCGACATGCGCAGCAACGTCGGGGCCTTTTCCTGCTATCCGGTAACTTGTGGCGTCGAACCGTTGATGGCGCTTGCCGAGCTGCCCGGGCCCTATGCCGTCAAGGAATACGGAGCACGCTCACGCGGAGTGACTACGAACACTTGCATGATGGCGCCATATCGCGGCGTCTCGCGGCCGACGCTGACCTTCACTATGGAACGAATGATGGATGTGGCCGCAAGGCGCCTCGGTATCGACCCGATCGAAATCCGTCGTCGTAATCTGGTGGATACGTTTCCTCATCGAACCCCAACCGGCCTGATTTACGACGAGGGCTCGTACAAGGCGACGATGGAGAGCGCGGTCAATGCGATCGATTTGCCGGCCTTCCGCGAACGTCAGAAGCGGGAATGGGAGAGAGGCCGCTATTTCGGCTTTGGCATATCTGTGTTCAATGAGCGTACAGGGTATGGCACGCCCGCCTATGCGGCACGTGGCATGGATATTGTGCCCGGCTATGAGATCGTCGACTGCACCATGGACCCATCCGGCAATGTTTCGGTCCGGATCGGCGCCTCACCGCACGGTCAAGGCCTGAAGACTAGCCTGGCGCAACTGGTCGCCGATGAGCTCGGCGTGACGCCGCAGATGGTCAAGGTCATTTCCGGAGACACAGATGCGACGCCATATGGTTGGGGGACATTTGCCAGCCGCTCGATGGTTATCGCGGGCGGCGCGAGCAAGTTGGCCGCGGGCAAGATTGCGTCGAAGCTGAAGGTAATTGCCGCAGCCATCCTGGAATCCGACCCGGACAATATCGATCTTAACGACGGTCTGGCCAAGATCCGCAATAGCAACAGAAGCGTGCCGATCGCCGAGCTTGCGCGCGCGGCCTATCATCAGAGCCACAAGTTTCCGAGTGTCGGCGCCGGTCTTCACGAGAACGCAATATACGACCCCGCCGGAACGTTCTCGAATGCGTCGCATGCCTCGATCGTCGAGGTCGACGTCGAAACAGGTCAGGTGAAGATCGAACGCTTTGTCGTAGCCGAGGACGCCGGGGTCCTGATCAACCCGATGATTGTCGACGGGCAGATCCATGGAGGCGTCGCCCAAGGTATCGCCAATGCGCTCTACGAAGAGATCGTATACGACGACCTCGGAAACTGCCTAACCACGTCGCTCGCAGACTTTCTTCCGCCGACGATGCTCGAAATTCCGACGATTGAAATTCTGCACAGCTATACGATGTCGAATGCGTCGATCACGAAAGCGAAGGGAGTCGGCGAGGGAGGGCTCATCGGAGCGCCAGCGAGCGTCATCAACGCGGTAGTCGACGCGCTGTCGCCCTTCGGCATCGAGATCTTCGAAATGCCGGCCTCGCCACAACGCATCTTGGACCATATCAGAGGGAAACGTACGGCATGA
- a CDS encoding (2Fe-2S)-binding protein: MTDKVNIALRVNGKSYAIAVEPRRSLADALREDCGLTGTHLGCEHGVCGACTVLVDGKPVRACLMFAVQVGETEVRTVEGLAKGEVLHPLQKQFWENHGLQCGFCTPGFLMLAAGALEADPDISDDELREVLSSNLCRCTGYQNIIKAVKLAAAEMRK, from the coding sequence ATGACTGATAAGGTCAACATCGCACTCCGCGTCAACGGAAAATCGTACGCCATCGCAGTTGAGCCCCGGCGTAGCTTGGCCGACGCCTTGCGCGAAGACTGCGGCCTGACGGGTACGCATCTCGGCTGCGAACATGGCGTGTGCGGTGCCTGCACTGTGTTGGTCGACGGAAAGCCCGTCCGCGCGTGTCTCATGTTTGCGGTTCAAGTGGGCGAGACCGAGGTTCGTACTGTTGAAGGACTGGCCAAGGGCGAGGTTCTTCATCCTCTGCAGAAGCAGTTTTGGGAGAACCACGGCTTGCAGTGCGGCTTCTGCACGCCTGGCTTCCTAATGCTTGCCGCGGGTGCGCTGGAAGCTGATCCGGACATTTCGGATGATGAGCTGCGGGAGGTGCTATCTTCGAATCTGTGCAGGTGCACAGGTTACCAGAATATCATCAAAGCGGTGAAGTTGGCTGCCGCCGAGATGCGCAAATGA